A window from Garra rufa chromosome 14, GarRuf1.0, whole genome shotgun sequence encodes these proteins:
- the LOC141285389 gene encoding oligodendrocyte-myelin glycoprotein — MERIRTALTTPGSMPTNLLLLLLFGVRVLAICPPMCTCSRGHRAVDCSGRGLTILPDSLQHNIHFLNLSHNRLQDLDGLLNHFDHLRTLDISYNHLHHLPVGLPRALWDVRASGNYIRQLEKNDTAYHWNLQNLDLSRNLLERVVLINNTLSNLQALNLSHNKFWTVPTNMPHNLEMVDLSHNYLLQILPGSLDRLPRLSRFYLHANRFNSLSDGVFSQLDGLQLLTLGDNPWACEDEENINHLLTWMQQTPAKIMGCPCYTRPTCGEAHLATRRTWHSAAFTEPPLGADARHPGQRAPMHAVTSGYLSKSAQLNVGHSAVNTSGPSEQILIMGGEFLTSTPHSLSTQSSTTIRTRSTKKVLPGRARSTSHQIHTCSFENTILSLLCTVVIFGA; from the exons ATGGAACGCATCAG GACAGCCCTCACCACACCTGGCTCCATGCCGACTAACCTGTTGCTCCTCCTACTGTTCGGGGTGCGTGTGCTGGCCATTTGCCCGCCAATGTGCACCTGTAGCAGAGGCCATAGAGCGGTGGACTGCTCTGGACGAGGATTGACTATACTTCCAGATAGCCTGCAGCACAATATTCATTTCCTCAACTTGTCGCACAACCGACTCCAAGATCTCGATGGACTCCTCAACCACTTTGACCACTTAAGAACTCTGGACATCTCCTATAACCATCTGCACCACCTTCCTGTTGGTCTGCCGAGAGCACTTTGGGATGTACGTGCCTCTGGAAACTACATCCGTCAATTGGAGAAGAACGACACGGCCTACCACTGGAACCTTCAGAATTTGGACTTGTCACGTAACTTGTTGGAACGTGTGGTGTTGATTAACAACACACTGTCTAATCTTCAAGCCCTCAACCTTAGTCATAACAAATTCTGGACTGTTCCGACAAACATGCCCCACAATTTGGAAATGGTGGACCTTTCTCATAACTACTTGCTGCAGATCTTACCTGGCTCACTGGATCGCCTTCCCAGACTGTCGAGATTCTACCTGCATGCAAATCGCTTTAACTCACTGAGCGATGGTGTCTTTAGTCAACTGGATGGACTGCAGCTTCTCACACTTGGAGATAATCCATGGGCTTGTGAGGATGAAGAGAATATAAACCATCTCCTGACTTGGATGCAACAGACCCCTGCAAAGATCATGGGCTGTCCCTGCTACACCAGGCCCACATGTGGAGAAGCTCACCTGGCCACCAGGAGAACCTGGCACTCAGCTGCATTCACAGAGCCGCCACTCGGTGCAGACGCTCGTCATCCTGGGCAACGAGCACCAATGCACGCAGTTACATCTGGTTACCTCTCCAAATCAGCCCAGTTGAACGTGGGTCATAGTGCTGTTAATACCTCTGGCCCAAGCGAGCAGATACTGATTATGGGTGGAGAATTTCTCACATCAACTCCACATAGTCTGTCCACACAGTCAAGCACAACAATCCGAACACGTAGCACCAAGAAGGTCCTTCCAGGCAGAGCTCGCAGCACAAGCCATCAAATCCACACATGCAGCTTTGAAAACACCATTTTGAGCCTTTTATGTACAGTTGTCATCTTTGGTGCTTGA